A window of the Lactuca sativa cultivar Salinas chromosome 5, Lsat_Salinas_v11, whole genome shotgun sequence genome harbors these coding sequences:
- the LOC128134113 gene encoding uncharacterized protein LOC128134113, which produces MSIDEYTNAFTDKMEFALRIVLDEMAKIDRYAKGLPWEYAMPVHQTPTLEAAIWVSKSVEEMIKGITANKVEVGEKTKFEGSPRSDEKRKFSKSGSKKFEGGRDEARWCDKCKKKHLGRCGEEVTCFKCGKSGHYTDECASSKKVCYECNEKGHISINCPKKKEPAKPKTFHMILDEADVNTRNQG; this is translated from the coding sequence ATGtccattgatgaatacaccaatgccttcacagataagatggagtttgctctGCGCATTGTCCTAGACGAGATGGCGAAGATAGATAGATATGCAAAGGGACTACCATGGGAGTACGCAATGCCAGTACATCAGACACCTACCCTTGAGGCGGCCATCTGGGTTTCTAAGTCTGTCGAAGAAATGATCAAGGGCATAACCGcaaacaaggttgaagttggtgagaaaacAAAGTTTGAGGGATCCCCAAGATCCGACGAAAAGAGAAAATTCTCAAAGTCAGGTTCGAAAAAGTTCGAAGGAGGAAGAgatgaagcaagatggtgtgataagtgcaagaagaaacatCTGGGAAGATGTGGCGAGGAGGtcacatgtttcaagtgtggaaagtctgGGCACTACACCGATGAGTGTGCATCTAGTAAGAAAGTGTGTTATGAGTGTAACGAAAAAGGGCATATCTCAATcaattgcccaaagaagaaagaacCAGCAAAGCCAAAgacattccacatgatccttgacgaagcagatgtcAATACGAGAAATCAAGGATGA